The proteins below are encoded in one region of Campylobacter rectus:
- a CDS encoding plasminogen-binding N-terminal domain-containing protein produces MKKFLLFLAAACLSFAAEFSMREYKAPLISVDEGVGTIIDSPSIVTGSSGVVMHRFDNIQSSIIARAVVTQKGGGFAKVRFEVFDALEQKALPLPGILPKSGDELVLNYLYDRSLIVAPNKEIYSEVVGAFKGVTFIHPDIVGSYLSYEYKPNPSRDDFRKMCNQSAAGLIFIAMNNEAVFADCQSFEPLKRFQSGAVKYYQLPFYTRVKDIDTVFWKWGSEQISDFDRHYKALLKEK; encoded by the coding sequence TTGAAAAAATTTCTTTTATTTTTAGCGGCGGCTTGCCTCAGTTTTGCGGCGGAATTTTCGATGAGAGAGTATAAAGCCCCGCTGATAAGCGTGGATGAGGGCGTAGGCACAATCATAGATAGCCCGAGTATCGTAACGGGCAGTAGCGGCGTCGTGATGCATAGATTTGACAACATCCAAAGCTCTATCATCGCTCGCGCCGTCGTTACGCAAAAAGGCGGCGGTTTTGCGAAGGTGCGCTTTGAAGTTTTTGACGCATTAGAGCAAAAAGCCCTGCCGCTGCCGGGAATTTTGCCTAAAAGCGGCGACGAGCTCGTCCTAAACTACCTCTACGACCGCTCGCTCATCGTCGCGCCGAACAAAGAAATTTACTCCGAAGTAGTCGGCGCATTTAAGGGCGTTACCTTCATCCACCCCGACATCGTAGGCTCGTATCTAAGCTACGAGTATAAGCCTAACCCCAGCCGCGACGACTTTCGCAAAATGTGCAACCAAAGCGCGGCGGGGCTCATTTTCATCGCTATGAACAACGAGGCGGTTTTTGCAGACTGTCAAAGCTTCGAGCCGCTAAAACGCTTCCAAAGCGGCGCGGTCAAATACTACCAGCTGCCTTTCTACACTCGCGTTAAGGACATCGATACGGTATTTTGGAAATGGGGCTCGGAGCAGATCAGCGACTTTGATCGCCACTACAAAGCTCTTTTGAAAGAAAAATGA
- a CDS encoding monooxygenase, producing the protein MAAIMYVDFPQEGLFGDEMSKAFEDLAKSINQEPGMIWKIWTENKQTKEAGGVYLFDNKENAEKYLKMHGERLAKNGYSNIRGKIFDINMPLSMINKADFLK; encoded by the coding sequence ATGGCCGCAATTATGTATGTTGATTTTCCGCAAGAAGGTCTTTTTGGAGACGAGATGTCAAAAGCTTTTGAGGATTTGGCTAAAAGCATCAACCAAGAACCCGGTATGATATGGAAAATTTGGACCGAGAACAAACAAACAAAAGAAGCCGGCGGAGTTTATCTTTTTGACAATAAGGAGAATGCGGAAAAGTATCTGAAAATGCACGGCGAAAGACTGGCTAAAAACGGCTATTCAAATATTCGCGGCAAAATTTTTGATATTAATATGCCTTTATCAATGATAAACAAGGCTGATTTTTTAAAATAA
- the mgtE gene encoding magnesium transporter, which produces MEENEQLNEAKELLDSHLNETIDEELSAADLAQHLKTLKKHDEELFGEYLEKLDPEILGDVAIEMPDHMLKDVIEQLPSDKIIEAIEELESDDAAELLEYIEEIDEQKAKELFDGLDKDDQEEILRIRSYDEGEAGAFMQTELFSAHIDERLKTAVERLRREKEEGKLENVSQLFITDKKGVLLYAVPLEDLILFDFNQTLKEIIAKSEEDKYKPHVAVDNEPIETVVETVENYDMNSIAVVDSRGYLLGRITTDDIHDFIKESATEQIYNLAGVDDEAEEEDTNLAKATRARAIWLLINLFTALISSSIIGLFDETIASYVALAVLMPIVASMGGNTGTQALTVTVRRLTLGEIEFKNAANALKREVGIALINGLTFALLMGVIASLWFSRPMLGVVIGASMLINLFFAGFFGTLIPLSLKKFNIDPAVGSAVLLTTVTDTVGFFSFLGLAKWILL; this is translated from the coding sequence ATGGAAGAAAACGAGCAATTAAACGAAGCTAAAGAGCTGCTCGACTCGCATCTAAACGAGACGATCGACGAGGAGCTAAGCGCCGCCGACCTCGCCCAGCACCTAAAAACGCTAAAAAAGCACGATGAGGAGCTGTTTGGCGAATACCTCGAAAAGCTCGATCCCGAGATCCTGGGCGACGTAGCGATCGAGATGCCCGATCATATGCTAAAGGACGTGATCGAGCAGCTACCGAGTGACAAGATCATCGAGGCGATCGAAGAGCTGGAGAGCGACGATGCGGCCGAGCTTTTGGAGTATATCGAGGAGATCGACGAGCAAAAGGCTAAAGAGCTCTTTGACGGCCTGGACAAGGACGATCAAGAGGAGATTTTACGTATCCGCAGCTACGACGAGGGCGAGGCGGGCGCGTTTATGCAGACGGAGCTTTTTAGCGCACATATCGACGAGCGGCTAAAAACGGCGGTAGAGCGGCTAAGGCGCGAGAAAGAAGAGGGCAAGCTAGAAAACGTCTCGCAGCTTTTCATCACCGATAAAAAGGGCGTTTTGCTCTATGCCGTGCCGCTTGAGGATCTGATACTATTTGACTTTAACCAAACCTTAAAAGAGATCATCGCAAAGAGCGAGGAGGATAAATACAAACCCCACGTAGCCGTCGATAACGAGCCTATCGAGACGGTCGTAGAAACGGTCGAAAACTACGATATGAACTCGATCGCGGTCGTCGATAGCAGGGGGTATTTGCTAGGTCGTATCACCACCGACGACATCCATGATTTTATAAAAGAAAGCGCCACGGAGCAAATCTATAACCTAGCCGGCGTAGACGACGAGGCCGAGGAGGAGGATACGAATCTAGCCAAAGCTACGAGAGCTCGCGCGATTTGGCTACTTATAAATTTATTTACCGCGCTCATTAGCTCCTCTATCATCGGGCTTTTTGACGAGACGATAGCTAGCTACGTAGCGCTTGCGGTACTGATGCCCATAGTCGCCTCCATGGGCGGAAACACCGGCACGCAGGCGCTTACGGTTACCGTGCGCCGACTAACTCTGGGAGAAATCGAGTTTAAAAACGCCGCAAATGCGCTAAAACGCGAGGTCGGTATCGCACTCATAAACGGGCTAACCTTTGCTCTTTTGATGGGCGTTATCGCTTCGCTGTGGTTTAGCCGCCCGATGCTCGGCGTCGTCATCGGCGCATCGATGCTGATAAATTTGTTTTTCGCGGGATTTTTCGGCACTTTGATACCGTTGAGCTTAAAGAAATTTAACATCGATCCCGCCGTCGGCTCGGCTGTGCTACTTACCACCGTTACCGACACGGTCGGCTTTTTTAGCTTTTTAGGACTGGCAAAATGGATACTTCTGTAA
- a CDS encoding tetratricopeptide repeat protein codes for MRKIILAAILAATAFGGNFEQAAKMYLKKSDFENGARLFEKSCNDDKNAAGCYMAAFLGEQGVFYDNDGGGKKVFALYKKACDMGDMDGCTAVAAAYEGVILWQVSQIDYEKAAALYKKACEGGVGEACARAAAHHSGEYGGAKDPQKVRKYYSLACDRKDSQGCYILAQGYEKGEQGDKDVKKAMDLYGLACDYGYTEGCVKFRELVKKTK; via the coding sequence TTGAGAAAGATTATTTTAGCCGCGATCTTGGCGGCGACGGCTTTTGGCGGAAACTTTGAACAAGCCGCGAAAATGTATCTAAAAAAATCGGACTTCGAGAACGGCGCGCGACTGTTTGAAAAATCTTGCAACGACGATAAAAATGCCGCCGGCTGCTATATGGCGGCGTTTTTAGGCGAGCAGGGCGTCTTTTACGATAACGATGGCGGTGGCAAAAAGGTGTTTGCGCTATATAAAAAGGCCTGCGATATGGGCGATATGGACGGTTGCACGGCCGTAGCCGCGGCGTATGAGGGCGTCATACTGTGGCAAGTCTCTCAGATAGACTACGAAAAGGCGGCGGCGCTTTATAAAAAGGCCTGCGAGGGCGGAGTCGGCGAAGCGTGCGCAAGGGCGGCTGCTCATCACAGCGGCGAATACGGCGGCGCGAAAGACCCGCAAAAGGTCCGCAAATACTACTCGCTAGCCTGCGACCGCAAGGACTCGCAAGGCTGCTATATACTCGCGCAAGGATACGAAAAGGGCGAGCAGGGCGACAAGGATGTGAAAAAAGCGATGGATCTTTACGGCCTTGCTTGCGACTACGGATACACGGAAGGCTGCGTTAAATTTAGGGAGCTGGTTAAAAAGACGAAGTAA
- a CDS encoding tetratricopeptide repeat protein, whose translation MLKKIVCAAFLASAAFAAETAFEEASAELAQSNYDNALKLFEKSCYEEKNAAGCYAAGFININVYSQNSSEIKSFEQFSKACDAGDMDGCKSLGDIYENGQAGQETDYKKAMKFYEKACEGKVGVACARVAGYYDEGRGEEQNLAKAFKFYETACEYEDASGCHALADIYEKGEGVKKDATKAMDFYGLACDYGYRRDCAEFRKLYKNKK comes from the coding sequence ATGCTAAAGAAAATCGTTTGCGCCGCTTTTTTGGCGTCTGCCGCTTTTGCCGCCGAGACTGCTTTCGAGGAGGCGAGCGCGGAGCTGGCTCAAAGCAACTACGATAACGCCTTAAAGCTCTTTGAAAAGTCTTGCTACGAGGAGAAAAACGCCGCAGGCTGCTATGCCGCGGGCTTTATAAACATTAACGTCTATTCGCAAAACTCTAGCGAGATAAAAAGCTTTGAGCAGTTTTCAAAAGCTTGCGATGCGGGCGATATGGACGGATGCAAATCTCTGGGCGACATCTACGAAAACGGACAGGCCGGACAGGAAACGGACTATAAAAAGGCGATGAAATTTTACGAAAAAGCCTGCGAGGGCAAAGTGGGCGTGGCATGCGCGAGAGTGGCCGGATATTACGACGAGGGTAGAGGCGAGGAGCAAAATTTAGCCAAAGCGTTTAAATTTTACGAGACCGCGTGCGAGTACGAGGACGCGAGCGGCTGCCATGCGCTAGCGGATATATACGAAAAGGGCGAAGGCGTAAAAAAAGACGCGACGAAGGCGATGGATTTTTACGGGCTGGCTTGCGACTACGGCTATAGAAGGGATTGCGCCGAGTTTAGAAAACTTTATAAAAACAAAAAATAA
- the groES gene encoding co-chaperone GroES, with protein sequence MNFQPLGKRVLVERLEDVKTTASGIIIPDNAKEKPLSGKVLAVSSEVEGVSVGDSVVFAKYGGTEVALEGKTYLVLNIDDVLGVLK encoded by the coding sequence ATGAATTTTCAACCGTTAGGCAAACGAGTCTTAGTCGAGCGTCTCGAGGACGTTAAAACGACCGCTTCGGGCATCATTATACCCGATAATGCAAAAGAAAAACCTTTAAGCGGCAAGGTTTTAGCGGTGTCAAGCGAGGTAGAAGGCGTGAGCGTGGGCGACAGCGTGGTTTTCGCTAAATACGGCGGCACCGAGGTCGCGCTTGAGGGCAAGACTTATTTGGTTCTAAACATCGACGATGTTTTAGGCGTTTTAAAATAA
- the groL gene encoding chaperonin GroEL (60 kDa chaperone family; promotes refolding of misfolded polypeptides especially under stressful conditions; forms two stacked rings of heptamers to form a barrel-shaped 14mer; ends can be capped by GroES; misfolded proteins enter the barrel where they are refolded when GroES binds), with translation MAKEIFFSDEARNRLYEGVRKLNDAVKVTMGPRGRNVLVQKSFGAPAITKDGVSVAKEIELKDALENMGAGLVKEVASKTNDEAGDGTTTATVLAHSIFKEGLRNITAGANPVEVKRGMDKQAAAIIAELKNLSRKVTDKKEIAQVATISANSDSAIGGLIADAMEKVGKDGVITVEEAKSIQDELNVVEGMQFDRGYLSPYFITNAEKMQVELQSPYILLFDKKITNLKDLLPVLEQIQKTGKPLLIIAEDIEGEALATLVVNKLRGVLNISAVKAPGFGDRRKAMLEDIAILTGGEVVSEELGRTLESATLSDLGQASSVIIDKDNTTIVNGAGEKSAIDARIIQIKAQIAETTSDYDKEKLQERLAKLSGGVAVIKVGAATETEMKEKKDRVDDALSATKAAVEEGIVIGGGAAFIKAGAKVDLNLSGDEAIGADIVRRALTAPLRQIAENAGFDAGVVANSVSVSKDDNYGFNAATGEYVDMFKAGIIDPVKVERIALQNAVSVASLLLTTEATISELKEDKPMPAMPDMSGMGGMGGMM, from the coding sequence ATGGCAAAAGAGATATTTTTTTCAGACGAGGCTAGAAATAGGCTATACGAGGGCGTTAGAAAACTAAACGACGCGGTAAAAGTGACGATGGGGCCTCGCGGCAGAAACGTGCTGGTGCAAAAGAGCTTCGGTGCTCCTGCGATAACCAAAGACGGCGTGAGCGTGGCTAAAGAGATCGAGCTAAAAGACGCTCTGGAAAACATGGGTGCGGGTCTGGTAAAAGAGGTCGCAAGCAAGACAAACGACGAAGCGGGCGATGGCACGACTACGGCTACGGTTTTGGCGCACTCTATCTTTAAAGAGGGCTTAAGAAATATCACCGCAGGCGCGAATCCGGTCGAGGTAAAACGCGGTATGGATAAGCAAGCCGCAGCTATCATCGCCGAGCTAAAAAATCTATCGCGCAAGGTTACCGATAAAAAAGAGATCGCGCAAGTAGCGACTATCTCGGCAAACTCCGACTCCGCTATCGGCGGACTGATCGCTGATGCGATGGAAAAGGTCGGCAAAGACGGCGTCATCACCGTCGAGGAGGCAAAATCCATTCAAGATGAACTAAACGTGGTCGAGGGTATGCAGTTTGACCGCGGATATCTAAGCCCATACTTCATCACGAACGCCGAAAAGATGCAGGTTGAGCTTCAAAGCCCATATATTTTGCTTTTCGATAAGAAGATTACGAATCTAAAAGATCTATTGCCTGTGCTCGAGCAGATCCAAAAAACAGGCAAACCGCTACTAATCATCGCTGAAGACATCGAAGGCGAGGCGCTCGCGACGCTAGTGGTAAATAAACTTCGCGGCGTGCTAAACATCTCTGCGGTTAAGGCTCCGGGCTTTGGCGATCGCAGAAAAGCGATGCTTGAGGATATCGCGATATTAACCGGCGGCGAAGTAGTGAGCGAAGAGCTGGGTAGAACGCTAGAAAGCGCGACTCTAAGTGACCTAGGACAAGCTTCAAGCGTGATCATCGACAAGGATAACACGACTATCGTAAATGGCGCAGGCGAGAAATCCGCAATCGACGCTAGAATCATCCAGATAAAAGCTCAGATCGCAGAAACTACGAGCGACTACGATAAAGAAAAACTCCAAGAGCGCCTAGCTAAGCTAAGCGGCGGCGTAGCGGTTATCAAGGTCGGCGCTGCTACGGAGACTGAGATGAAAGAGAAAAAAGACCGCGTAGACGACGCTCTAAGCGCGACTAAGGCGGCTGTAGAAGAAGGCATCGTGATCGGCGGCGGCGCCGCATTTATCAAAGCCGGTGCGAAAGTGGATCTAAATTTAAGCGGCGACGAGGCTATAGGCGCAGATATCGTAAGGCGCGCGCTAACGGCTCCGCTCCGCCAGATCGCCGAAAATGCGGGCTTTGACGCGGGCGTAGTAGCAAACTCCGTAAGCGTGAGCAAGGATGACAACTACGGCTTTAACGCGGCTACGGGCGAGTATGTGGATATGTTTAAAGCAGGTATCATCGACCCGGTCAAGGTCGAGCGCATCGCTCTTCAAAACGCGGTTAGCGTGGCGAGCCTGCTCCTAACGACGGAAGCTACCATAAGCGAGCTAAAAGAGGACAAACCGATGCCTGCGATGCCCGATATGAGCGGTATGGGCGGCATGGGCGGAATGATGTAA
- a CDS encoding tetratricopeptide repeat protein, whose product MFKKIYLFLILVGLAAAQTNFEIATKKYLQDMGDKNVPELYEKSCREDKNAVGCYIAAQLKSYQAYNLNGYDEQARSWDEVSALYKSACDLGYAKACSAAGDFYDSTPSNDDFVATQDNTEESAEFYEKACESKDGEACLKIAKRHDNASKFADALKYYKLACDAGESEGCYNAADIYESGDGTPKNSAEAAKYYGLACENGLDRGCAKFKKFSK is encoded by the coding sequence ATGTTTAAGAAAATTTATCTTTTTTTGATTTTAGTCGGGCTGGCGGCCGCGCAGACGAATTTTGAGATCGCTACGAAAAAATACCTACAGGATATGGGCGACAAAAACGTGCCCGAGCTCTACGAAAAGTCGTGCCGCGAGGATAAAAACGCCGTCGGTTGCTACATAGCCGCGCAGCTAAAATCATATCAAGCATATAATCTAAACGGCTATGATGAACAAGCGCGAAGCTGGGACGAAGTTTCCGCCCTTTATAAAAGCGCTTGCGATCTTGGCTACGCTAAAGCTTGCTCGGCGGCGGGCGATTTTTATGACTCTACGCCGTCAAATGATGATTTTGTCGCAACGCAGGATAATACGGAAGAATCGGCCGAATTTTACGAAAAAGCATGCGAGAGCAAAGACGGGGAAGCTTGCCTAAAGATAGCCAAACGGCACGACAACGCCTCAAAATTCGCCGATGCGCTAAAATACTATAAACTAGCCTGCGATGCCGGAGAGAGCGAGGGCTGCTACAACGCGGCGGATATCTACGAATCAGGCGACGGAACGCCTAAAAATAGCGCCGAAGCGGCGAAATATTACGGCCTTGCTTGCGAAAACGGCCTTGATCGCGGCTGCGCCAAATTTAAAAAATTTAGCAAATAG
- a CDS encoding peptidoglycan DD-metalloendopeptidase family protein — MKKFSFALLLAVNLFAVEPIKSTVQELSWPSGDTFLTFLEKNSIPLKLYYDLDSEDKEFVSEIKAGIAYQILRDEKGAIKQVLIPINEELQAQIYKDEDDKFKFQLSSISYQTYKRVLSMPVSANPSQDILEATGSAGLAHGFYMAMKGEVGEKEFRKLKKGDRIAMGYTQKFRLGRTFGMPEIHWAMIEIGGKRYTVYKYENKYYDKSGKKNDKFLLTRPIANARITSPFTPKRYHPILKRYKAHLGVDYGAAKGTPIKAAGEGTVKFVGTKGGYGKVVIIRHAGGYETLYAHTNGFAKGIKSGVKVKQGQLIAYVGNTGVSTGAHLHFGVYKNGTAINPETEIKVAKSVFASNESAKFQKYIKQFDAKIKEAANEDKIPEKEQRFDAAMSWKRALVEAKTDENSTMSDAEANLTAADAKAGQNLTDTNLTATHSKKAEENLTKAAFLKTEANLTREPAKGFKDVNLTAETNASIKTDVNLTAKSESNLTAKTQPKVESNSSQTKTNANASQAAKAAAKPAKSESNLTAVKTKAGKTASKTEPKKSGKETKKSESNSSAKNKDKPKQTAKKKDKPSPGAKNEPKKKKDANSSKDKPKKQKDVNATNKKAKSKTDKSAESSDKKSK, encoded by the coding sequence ATGAAGAAATTTTCATTTGCACTACTGCTGGCTGTAAATTTATTCGCCGTAGAGCCTATAAAATCTACCGTCCAGGAGCTAAGCTGGCCTAGCGGAGATACTTTTTTAACGTTTTTAGAGAAAAATTCCATTCCGCTAAAGCTTTATTATGATCTCGATTCGGAGGATAAGGAATTTGTAAGCGAGATAAAAGCCGGTATTGCGTATCAAATTTTACGGGACGAAAAAGGCGCTATAAAGCAGGTTTTGATCCCGATAAACGAAGAGCTTCAGGCTCAAATTTACAAAGACGAAGATGATAAATTTAAATTTCAGCTCTCCTCGATCTCGTATCAGACCTATAAACGCGTGCTTAGCATGCCTGTTAGCGCAAACCCGTCGCAGGATATTTTGGAAGCTACGGGTAGCGCGGGCCTGGCGCACGGATTTTATATGGCGATGAAGGGCGAAGTGGGCGAAAAAGAATTTAGAAAGCTTAAAAAAGGCGACAGAATCGCGATGGGATACACGCAAAAATTTAGGCTCGGACGCACCTTTGGTATGCCCGAGATCCACTGGGCGATGATCGAAATCGGCGGCAAAAGATACACCGTCTATAAATACGAAAACAAATACTACGACAAAAGCGGTAAGAAAAACGATAAATTTTTGCTAACCAGACCGATCGCAAACGCTCGCATAACTTCGCCTTTCACGCCCAAGCGCTACCATCCGATACTAAAAAGATACAAGGCACATCTGGGCGTGGATTACGGCGCCGCTAAAGGCACTCCGATAAAGGCCGCGGGCGAGGGCACGGTAAAATTCGTCGGCACTAAAGGCGGCTACGGCAAGGTCGTGATCATAAGGCACGCAGGCGGCTACGAGACGCTGTATGCGCATACGAACGGCTTTGCTAAGGGTATAAAATCGGGCGTTAAAGTAAAACAAGGTCAGCTCATCGCATATGTGGGAAATACGGGCGTAAGCACCGGCGCGCATTTGCATTTCGGCGTTTATAAAAACGGCACCGCGATAAACCCCGAGACCGAGATAAAAGTCGCCAAAAGCGTGTTTGCTTCAAATGAAAGCGCTAAATTTCAAAAATATATAAAACAGTTTGACGCCAAGATAAAGGAGGCTGCAAACGAGGATAAAATCCCTGAAAAAGAGCAGAGATTTGACGCGGCGATGAGCTGGAAGAGGGCTTTGGTTGAGGCAAAAACCGATGAAAATTCGACTATGTCCGATGCCGAGGCGAATTTGACCGCAGCCGACGCTAAGGCGGGGCAAAATTTGACGGATACGAATTTAACGGCGACGCACTCTAAAAAGGCGGAAGAAAATTTAACTAAAGCAGCATTTTTAAAAACCGAAGCGAATTTGACAAGAGAGCCCGCAAAAGGCTTTAAAGACGTAAATTTGACGGCTGAAACGAATGCAAGCATAAAAACCGATGTAAATTTGACGGCAAAATCAGAGTCGAATTTAACCGCAAAAACGCAGCCTAAAGTCGAAAGCAACTCATCACAGACAAAAACGAACGCAAACGCGAGCCAAGCGGCTAAAGCCGCGGCAAAGCCCGCAAAATCAGAGTCAAATTTAACTGCCGTAAAAACAAAAGCCGGCAAAACCGCAAGCAAGACCGAGCCAAAAAAATCAGGCAAAGAGACGAAAAAATCAGAGTCAAATTCGTCTGCTAAAAATAAAGACAAACCAAAGCAGACGGCCAAGAAAAAAGACAAACCAAGCCCGGGAGCCAAAAACGAACCGAAAAAGAAAAAGGACGCAAACTCCTCCAAGGATAAGCCTAAAAAGCAAAAAGACGTAAATGCGACCAACAAAAAGGCGAAATCAAAAACGGACAAATCTGCCGAGTCAAGCGATAAAAAGAGTAAATGA
- a CDS encoding NUDIX domain-containing protein produces the protein MDTSVKNIKIENLTVPRYVKPYQISFDLCEKSVRWECIKAHDSVSVLLYHEDRDAFLLVKQFRPAVWFNLQEGRELNLTQKGDEGYTYELCAGLMDKGKSEEQTVIEEIAEETGFAVSKVERITSTRGALGFGGAKQTMFFAAINDAMKIGEGGGIDGENIKPVYVPLGRAREFMFDETKTKATGLMFAFMWFFDKFKR, from the coding sequence ATGGATACTTCTGTAAAAAATATCAAAATAGAAAATTTAACCGTTCCGCGCTACGTAAAGCCGTATCAAATTTCGTTTGATCTGTGTGAAAAGTCCGTCAGATGGGAGTGTATCAAGGCTCACGACAGCGTTTCGGTGCTGCTTTATCACGAGGATAGGGACGCGTTTTTGTTGGTTAAGCAGTTTCGCCCTGCCGTTTGGTTTAACTTGCAAGAAGGACGCGAGCTGAATTTGACGCAAAAAGGCGACGAGGGCTACACCTACGAGCTTTGCGCGGGTCTGATGGATAAAGGCAAAAGCGAGGAGCAGACCGTCATCGAGGAGATCGCCGAGGAGACGGGCTTTGCCGTGAGTAAGGTAGAGCGCATAACCTCCACCCGCGGCGCGCTGGGTTTTGGCGGAGCGAAGCAGACGATGTTTTTTGCCGCGATAAACGACGCGATGAAAATCGGCGAGGGCGGCGGCATAGACGGCGAAAATATCAAGCCCGTTTATGTGCCGCTTGGGCGGGCGCGCGAGTTTATGTTTGACGAAACCAAGACCAAGGCCACGGGACTAATGTTTGCTTTTATGTGGTTTTTTGATAAATTTAAACGCTAA
- a CDS encoding FAD-linked oxidase C-terminal domain-containing protein, translated as MHEKHAKFFVNLLGADNAYFDDAHRIAYCYDATRKRHLPDGVLFPRDERDVSEILKYCNENGVKIVPRGAGSGFTGGALAHEGGVVLAFEKHMNKILEIDMQNMVAVVQPGCININLQREAEKLGLFYPPDPASQEYSTLGGNVSENAGGMRAAKYGITKDYVMALRAVLPSGEVIRAGKRTIKDVAGYNIAGILIASEGTLAVITEITLKLIAKPKFRKTAMGIFPSVNAAMNAVYKTMAAGVTPVAMEFLDALCIRAVETKFNKGLPQDAGALLITDVDGDVLDGLEQDLATIERVFRENGASEFRRAKDEGERNDIWFARRNCSQAINIYGNLKLNEDITVPRSKLPELLGRIGGVAERYGVQVPCFGHTGDGNVHTNVMVVDKSDPAQVESGHKAIEEIFKIAIELGGTLSGEHGIGISKAEFMPLAFTPAEMELFRSIKKAFDPNNILNPFKMGL; from the coding sequence ATGCACGAAAAACACGCTAAATTTTTTGTAAATTTATTAGGCGCAGACAACGCTTACTTCGACGACGCACACAGGATCGCCTACTGCTACGACGCGACTAGAAAGCGCCATTTACCGGACGGCGTGCTTTTTCCTAGGGACGAGCGCGACGTTAGCGAGATTTTAAAGTACTGCAACGAAAACGGAGTCAAAATCGTGCCTAGGGGTGCGGGCAGCGGCTTTACGGGCGGTGCGCTAGCGCACGAAGGTGGCGTGGTACTTGCCTTTGAAAAGCATATGAACAAAATCCTAGAGATCGACATGCAAAACATGGTCGCCGTCGTGCAACCGGGCTGTATAAATATAAATTTGCAGCGCGAAGCCGAGAAGCTAGGCCTTTTCTACCCGCCCGATCCCGCCAGCCAGGAGTACTCGACGCTAGGCGGCAACGTCAGCGAAAACGCGGGCGGTATGCGCGCGGCAAAATACGGCATCACCAAAGACTACGTCATGGCGCTACGAGCGGTGCTACCTAGCGGCGAAGTGATCCGCGCGGGCAAACGCACGATAAAAGACGTCGCGGGATACAATATCGCAGGCATCCTCATCGCCAGCGAGGGCACGCTAGCGGTAATAACCGAGATCACGCTAAAACTCATCGCAAAGCCTAAATTTAGAAAAACGGCGATGGGAATTTTTCCTAGCGTAAACGCCGCGATGAACGCCGTTTATAAGACGATGGCAGCAGGCGTGACGCCCGTAGCTATGGAGTTTTTAGACGCGCTTTGCATACGCGCCGTCGAGACTAAATTTAACAAAGGCCTACCGCAAGATGCGGGCGCGCTACTCATCACCGACGTGGACGGCGATGTTTTAGACGGCCTAGAGCAGGATCTGGCCACGATAGAGCGAGTGTTTAGAGAAAACGGCGCTAGCGAATTTAGACGCGCCAAAGACGAGGGCGAGCGAAACGACATCTGGTTTGCTCGCCGCAACTGCTCGCAGGCGATAAATATCTACGGAAATTTAAAGCTTAACGAGGACATCACGGTACCGCGCTCAAAACTACCAGAGCTACTAGGGCGCATCGGCGGCGTCGCGGAAAGATACGGCGTGCAGGTACCGTGCTTTGGCCACACCGGCGACGGTAACGTGCACACAAACGTCATGGTCGTGGATAAATCCGACCCTGCGCAGGTAGAGAGTGGACACAAGGCGATCGAGGAAATTTTTAAGATCGCGATAGAGCTTGGCGGCACGCTTAGCGGCGAGCACGGCATCGGTATTAGCAAGGCCGAGTTTATGCCGCTTGCCTTTACGCCTGCGGAGATGGAGCTTTTTAGAAGTATCAAAAAGGCGTTTGACCCGAATAATATCCTAAACCCGTTTAAGATGGGGTTGTAA